One Antiquaquibacter oligotrophicus genomic region harbors:
- a CDS encoding glycosyltransferase, with amino-acid sequence MTDEWLGIGASVLEWFLVALVATGAVPIVTTLVLFIAIPFHAVRNHYRKAAPYLPRVAVVIPAWNEGAVIGATIDRLLAIDYPEWALRIYVVDDASTDQTPDVVLDRAARYPGRVFHLRRENGGQGKAHTINHGLRIILGDDWMQALLITDADVIFLPDSLRKMTRHLADPEIGAVSAYIREGSPHKNYLMRFIGIEYVLAQAAARRAQNVFGAQACLAGGAQLHSRTNLEELGGRIDTTSLAEDTVMTFETQLSGRRVVFDPYAIVLAEEPGSVTALWKQRLRWARGNLQVTARYRRVWFHPRRGHDLGTLAFGLAWFSIFLLPAIMVASSVGLLGLLALGSNLAVVAFQGLWGLATATYFYSIVLALQLDRMIARQAWLEAILFPGILSMLVMITAFFPGLFEDLLPAALGVTASEGIVLGWTIFAYSWISISMIFAWLIKLIDGTKAGKVLTPLLTYIIGYGPILCAVTVDSYIKQARRAEARWDKTEKVGRVTA; translated from the coding sequence ATGACCGACGAGTGGCTCGGAATCGGTGCGTCGGTGCTCGAGTGGTTTCTCGTCGCGCTGGTGGCGACAGGGGCTGTCCCGATCGTCACGACACTCGTGCTCTTCATCGCCATCCCCTTCCACGCCGTGCGAAATCACTACCGCAAGGCCGCCCCCTACCTCCCGCGAGTCGCCGTCGTCATTCCCGCCTGGAACGAGGGTGCGGTCATCGGCGCGACCATCGACCGCCTCCTCGCGATCGACTACCCGGAATGGGCGCTTCGCATCTACGTCGTCGACGATGCGAGCACGGATCAGACGCCCGACGTTGTGCTCGACCGCGCCGCGAGGTACCCCGGCCGCGTGTTCCATCTGCGCAGGGAGAACGGCGGTCAGGGCAAGGCGCACACCATCAACCACGGGCTGCGCATCATCCTTGGCGACGACTGGATGCAGGCCCTCCTCATCACGGACGCCGACGTGATCTTTCTCCCGGACTCGCTCCGCAAAATGACGCGACATCTCGCCGACCCGGAGATCGGCGCAGTGAGCGCGTACATCCGCGAGGGAAGCCCGCACAAGAACTACCTCATGCGTTTCATCGGAATCGAGTACGTGCTCGCCCAAGCCGCCGCCCGACGCGCGCAGAACGTCTTCGGTGCTCAGGCGTGTTTGGCCGGAGGCGCCCAACTCCACTCGCGCACGAATCTCGAAGAACTCGGCGGACGCATCGACACGACGAGCCTCGCCGAGGACACCGTCATGACATTCGAAACCCAACTGAGCGGGCGACGGGTCGTCTTCGATCCGTACGCCATCGTGCTCGCTGAAGAGCCGGGAAGCGTCACCGCGCTATGGAAACAGAGGCTGCGCTGGGCGCGCGGAAACCTCCAGGTCACGGCGCGGTACCGCAGAGTCTGGTTCCACCCGCGACGCGGCCACGACCTCGGGACGCTCGCCTTCGGACTCGCGTGGTTCAGCATCTTCCTGCTGCCCGCGATCATGGTGGCGTCATCGGTCGGCTTGCTCGGCTTGCTCGCGCTCGGCAGCAACCTCGCGGTCGTCGCTTTCCAGGGCCTGTGGGGCCTCGCCACCGCGACATACTTCTACTCGATCGTGCTCGCGTTGCAGCTCGACCGGATGATCGCGCGACAAGCGTGGCTCGAGGCGATCCTCTTCCCGGGGATCCTCTCGATGCTCGTTATGATCACCGCATTTTTCCCCGGCCTCTTCGAAGACCTCTTGCCCGCGGCGCTCGGTGTCACTGCGAGCGAAGGAATCGTACTCGGCTGGACGATCTTCGCCTACAGCTGGATCTCCATCTCCATGATCTTCGCGTGGCTCATCAAACTCATCGACGGCACAAAAGCCGGCAAGGTACTCACGCCGCTGCTCACCTACATCATCGGCTACGGACCGATTCTGTGCGCGGTGACCGTCGACTCGTATATCAAGCAAGCACGGCGGGCGGAAGCGCGCTGGGACAAGACCGAGAAGGTTGGTCGGGTGACGGCATGA
- a CDS encoding PHP domain-containing protein has translation MTDSDLTAAILRGDHHVHSTFSDDARSSLRENLDAAAARGLERIRLTEHVRRDTPWVAEFVRAARAESTEPGLTVLTGVEAKLLSVAGDIDAPDGLDGIDGLVLADHQFPGSDGPWSPSQTRERLASGLEAATALDMVIDASVLAMTSFDHTRRDLQLAHWFSILPKVGLDEDDLTDEHLERWAAAAADSGTIVEVNEKWACPGPRAVRAALAHGVRIVASTDSHVAEDVGRYESVGRILAEASA, from the coding sequence ATGACCGACAGCGACCTGACCGCCGCGATTCTGCGCGGCGATCATCACGTGCATTCCACGTTTTCGGATGACGCACGCAGCAGTCTGCGCGAGAACCTCGACGCCGCGGCCGCCCGTGGACTAGAGAGGATTCGACTCACCGAGCACGTTCGCCGGGACACACCGTGGGTCGCAGAGTTCGTGCGAGCGGCCAGGGCGGAGAGCACAGAGCCGGGCCTCACCGTGCTCACCGGGGTCGAAGCGAAACTGCTGAGTGTTGCCGGTGACATCGATGCGCCCGATGGTCTCGACGGAATCGACGGACTCGTGCTCGCCGACCACCAGTTCCCCGGGAGCGATGGCCCGTGGAGCCCGTCGCAGACCCGCGAGCGACTCGCGTCGGGCCTCGAGGCGGCGACCGCGCTCGACATGGTCATCGACGCATCCGTACTAGCCATGACCTCGTTCGACCACACACGGCGCGACCTGCAACTCGCTCACTGGTTTTCGATCCTGCCCAAGGTCGGGCTCGACGAGGACGACCTCACCGACGAGCACCTCGAGCGGTGGGCGGCAGCGGCCGCGGACTCCGGAACGATCGTCGAGGTCAACGAGAAATGGGCGTGCCCGGGGCCACGTGCCGTGCGGGCAGCGCTTGCCCACGGCGTGCGGATCGTGGCATCCACCGACTCCCACGTCGCCGAGGACGTTGGACGCTACGAGAGCGTCGGCCGCATTCTCGCCGAGGCGAGCGCATGA
- a CDS encoding ATP-grasp domain-containing protein: MTRVLVTGAGGAAGVAVIRSLMSRGGVEVLAADMDGWAAGLYLVPPHRRRIVQPGAADDFVDGVLSIVRDDAIDVVFSTVDVELPPLAARRAELAPATLAAPSLETIQTCLDKLALARACANTARVPETEPLTAEGVSRDWEFPVIVKPRRGAGSRGVRLIADRAELEAMAHDDSIIIQANLPGEEYSVDVIAVAGAVIAAVPRTRTRVDSGVSIAGQTVLDPELQEQAALVAAAIGLDGVANIQLRREASGRPALLEVNPRFPGALPLTIAAGVDLPSFALDLALGRPLPAPDDIVIRELATVRFLEDIVVDPAEVLHSDHAAHGAEDG, encoded by the coding sequence ATGACTCGAGTTCTCGTAACGGGAGCGGGAGGCGCGGCGGGTGTCGCCGTCATCCGCTCGCTCATGAGCCGCGGCGGAGTGGAAGTCCTCGCTGCCGACATGGACGGCTGGGCCGCGGGCCTTTACCTCGTTCCCCCGCACCGACGCCGCATCGTGCAACCCGGCGCCGCTGATGACTTTGTCGACGGTGTGCTCTCGATCGTGCGCGACGACGCCATCGACGTCGTCTTCTCGACGGTCGATGTGGAGCTGCCGCCGCTCGCCGCCCGTCGAGCCGAACTCGCGCCAGCTACCCTCGCGGCCCCGTCCCTCGAGACGATCCAGACGTGCCTCGACAAGCTCGCGCTCGCGCGCGCATGCGCGAACACCGCTCGTGTGCCGGAGACGGAGCCGCTCACGGCGGAAGGTGTGTCGAGAGACTGGGAGTTCCCGGTCATCGTCAAACCGCGACGCGGGGCGGGAAGTCGCGGCGTGCGACTGATCGCCGACCGGGCAGAACTCGAGGCCATGGCCCACGACGACTCGATCATCATCCAGGCGAATCTGCCCGGCGAGGAGTACTCCGTCGACGTCATCGCCGTCGCCGGAGCCGTTATCGCCGCCGTGCCGCGCACCCGCACCCGCGTCGACTCCGGGGTCTCCATCGCGGGCCAAACGGTGCTCGACCCGGAACTGCAGGAGCAGGCCGCCCTCGTGGCCGCGGCAATCGGTCTCGACGGAGTCGCCAACATCCAGTTGCGCCGCGAAGCCTCAGGGAGACCGGCCCTGCTCGAGGTGAACCCGCGCTTCCCTGGTGCGCTTCCGCTCACCATCGCTGCGGGAGTCGACCTGCCATCGTTCGCTCTCGATCTCGCTCTCGGCCGCCCGTTGCCGGCACCCGACGACATCGTCATCCGGGAACTCGCGACCGTGCGCTTCCTCGAGGACATCGTTGTCGATCCAGCCGAGGTACTCCACTCCGACCACGCCGCCCACGGCGCGGAGGACGGATGA
- a CDS encoding response regulator: MTDNTYRVLVVDDDPDVALYVSTVLERRGPFVVRTAGDAFAALAAVEAFVPHVVVTDIEMPGMTGLEFMGKLNEIRPDVPVVVVTAHVSVEYAVGALRARADEFLTKPINSTALVETVLRLARTGRAMTDSVPHQTVLAIGAHPDDVEIGVGGILSSHRAAGDSVVILTLSRGAQGGSADNRQAESLRAAELLGARLFLEDFTDTEITSAGPTVKAIERVVNEVNPTTVYTHTSHDRHQDHRAVHEASIVATRTIDTVACYQSPSATVDFRPTRFVSIDGFSDSKLDLLACFASQAEIRAYLEPDFVLATARYWSRYGGGRLVEPLEVIRETSDLSTPARRRVANA, from the coding sequence ATGACTGACAACACCTATCGAGTACTCGTGGTCGACGACGACCCGGATGTCGCGCTGTATGTGAGCACCGTGCTCGAGCGCCGCGGTCCCTTCGTCGTGCGCACCGCTGGCGATGCCTTCGCGGCCCTCGCTGCCGTCGAAGCGTTTGTGCCGCACGTCGTGGTCACCGATATCGAGATGCCCGGGATGACCGGGCTCGAGTTCATGGGCAAACTCAACGAGATCCGACCCGACGTCCCCGTTGTGGTTGTCACGGCGCACGTTTCCGTGGAGTACGCCGTCGGTGCGCTGCGGGCTCGAGCCGACGAGTTCCTGACCAAACCGATTAACTCGACAGCCCTCGTCGAGACGGTGCTGAGGTTGGCACGGACCGGCCGCGCGATGACGGATTCCGTCCCGCACCAGACCGTCCTGGCGATCGGAGCTCACCCCGACGATGTCGAGATTGGCGTTGGGGGCATCCTCTCCTCCCATCGCGCCGCTGGCGACTCCGTTGTCATCCTCACCCTGTCGCGCGGCGCCCAAGGTGGATCAGCCGACAACCGCCAGGCGGAATCCCTTCGCGCGGCAGAACTCCTCGGCGCGCGGCTGTTCCTCGAGGACTTCACCGACACGGAGATCACGAGCGCAGGCCCCACGGTCAAGGCCATCGAGCGAGTGGTGAACGAGGTCAACCCCACAACCGTTTACACCCACACCTCCCACGACCGGCACCAGGACCACCGGGCAGTACACGAGGCCTCCATCGTCGCGACGAGGACCATCGACACGGTCGCCTGCTATCAGAGCCCCTCCGCGACCGTCGACTTCCGCCCCACTCGATTCGTCTCCATCGATGGGTTCTCCGACAGCAAACTCGACCTTCTCGCGTGCTTCGCCTCGCAAGCAGAGATACGCGCATACCTCGAGCCCGATTTTGTGCTCGCCACGGCGCGATATTGGTCACGGTACGGGGGCGGGCGACTCGTCGAACCACTCGAGGTGATTCGCGAGACCTCTGATCTGTCCACCCCCGCACGCAGAAGAGTGGCCAACGCATGA
- a CDS encoding ABC transporter substrate-binding protein, whose amino-acid sequence MSSTLHRRWILPAAAASFALVLAGCAGGGSGPSADVDCADYEQYGTFENESVEIYATIIDVEADQIVESWADFEACTGITIDYVGTQEAETQINVRAAAGDAPDIMIVPQPGLLQRLIADGYVVPAAQSVEDNVDEFWSESWKGYGTVDGTFYAAPLMASVKGWVWYSPADFEANGYEVPETWDDLMALTEDMAANNTATYKPWCVGFGSGDATGWPGTDWIEDLVLRTAGPEAYDQWVAGELKFDSPEIREAFDLAGEILLNPDYVNGGFGGVDSIVSTTFNDGGLPILDGNCSLHHQASFYEAQWPEGTVVAPDGDVWAFITPKMSADDPESVTGGGEFVAAFTESDAVTAVQTYLSSDTWANNRVALGGVISANKGLDPELAGSELGKASIEILQGEDTVFRFDGSDLMPAAVGTSSFWTGMVDWIVGTRNTDEVLTFIDSTYP is encoded by the coding sequence ATGAGTTCTACCTTGCACCGACGCTGGATCCTTCCAGCAGCAGCAGCATCCTTCGCGCTCGTTCTCGCCGGTTGCGCCGGCGGCGGGTCCGGTCCATCGGCTGACGTGGACTGCGCCGACTACGAGCAGTACGGCACATTCGAGAACGAGTCGGTCGAGATCTACGCGACCATCATCGATGTCGAAGCCGACCAGATCGTCGAGAGTTGGGCCGATTTCGAGGCGTGCACCGGCATCACCATCGACTACGTGGGAACGCAAGAAGCCGAGACGCAGATCAACGTGCGTGCCGCGGCGGGCGACGCTCCCGACATCATGATCGTGCCGCAGCCGGGTCTCCTCCAGCGCCTCATCGCCGACGGATACGTCGTGCCGGCCGCGCAGTCCGTCGAGGACAACGTCGACGAGTTCTGGTCCGAGAGCTGGAAGGGCTACGGCACGGTCGACGGCACCTTCTACGCCGCTCCCCTCATGGCGAGCGTCAAGGGCTGGGTCTGGTACTCGCCGGCCGACTTCGAGGCCAACGGCTACGAGGTTCCCGAGACGTGGGACGACCTGATGGCTCTCACCGAGGACATGGCAGCCAACAACACCGCCACCTACAAGCCGTGGTGTGTTGGATTCGGCTCCGGTGACGCGACCGGGTGGCCGGGAACGGACTGGATCGAGGACCTCGTGCTCCGCACGGCGGGCCCCGAGGCCTACGACCAGTGGGTCGCCGGTGAGCTCAAGTTCGATTCGCCCGAGATTCGCGAGGCCTTCGACCTGGCCGGGGAGATCCTCCTCAACCCCGACTACGTCAACGGTGGCTTCGGTGGAGTCGACTCGATCGTCTCGACGACCTTCAACGACGGTGGCCTGCCCATCCTCGACGGCAACTGCTCGCTCCACCACCAGGCCTCGTTCTACGAGGCGCAGTGGCCCGAGGGTACGGTTGTGGCACCCGACGGTGACGTCTGGGCCTTCATCACCCCGAAGATGAGCGCCGACGACCCCGAGTCCGTCACCGGTGGTGGCGAGTTCGTGGCCGCGTTCACCGAGTCGGACGCCGTGACGGCAGTCCAGACCTACCTCTCGAGCGACACCTGGGCCAACAACCGCGTTGCCCTCGGTGGCGTGATCTCGGCCAACAAGGGCCTCGACCCGGAGCTCGCAGGTTCTGAGCTCGGCAAGGCATCCATCGAGATCCTCCAGGGTGAGGACACGGTCTTCCGCTTCGACGGTTCCGACCTCATGCCGGCCGCTGTCGGCACGAGTTCGTTCTGGACCGGAATGGTCGACTGGATCGTGGGAACACGCAACACCGATGAGGTGCTGACCTTCATCGACAGCACCTACCCCTAA
- a CDS encoding carbohydrate ABC transporter permease, with the protein MAARGDFWGGLWEKFGILIIGLAAFAAVIGLILFLVDKAPKRGRDVLQLVAFVAPALILLGVGLIYPAVRTAYLAFTNRTGEFIGLDNFVWMFTQPQIITTLINTLVWVALVPTLSTAIGLAYAVFIDRSRGEKVLKALVFMPMAISFVGAGIIWRFVYEYRAEGFEQIGILNQIIVWVGGEPQQFLINSPWNTLFLIIVMIWIQTGFAMVLLSAAIKGVPTEIIEASRLDGANGWQQFVNVTIPGIRPTLVVVVTTISIATLKVFDIVRTMTGGNYDTSVIANEMYTQAFNRGEYGQGSALALVLFIMVLPIVIYNVRVMRKQREIR; encoded by the coding sequence ATGGCCGCGCGCGGTGACTTTTGGGGCGGTCTCTGGGAAAAGTTCGGCATCCTGATCATCGGCCTCGCGGCGTTCGCCGCCGTGATCGGCCTCATTCTTTTCCTCGTCGATAAGGCGCCAAAGCGCGGGAGGGATGTCCTGCAGCTCGTGGCCTTCGTCGCCCCGGCTCTCATCCTCCTCGGCGTCGGCCTCATCTACCCCGCGGTCAGGACCGCGTATCTCGCGTTCACCAATCGCACGGGTGAGTTCATCGGTCTCGACAACTTCGTCTGGATGTTCACCCAGCCGCAGATCATCACCACCCTCATCAACACCCTCGTGTGGGTTGCCCTCGTCCCGACGCTGTCGACGGCCATTGGCCTCGCCTACGCCGTCTTCATCGACAGGTCACGAGGCGAGAAGGTGCTCAAGGCGCTCGTGTTTATGCCGATGGCGATCTCGTTCGTCGGTGCCGGCATCATTTGGCGCTTCGTCTACGAGTACCGTGCCGAGGGCTTCGAGCAGATCGGAATCCTCAACCAGATCATCGTGTGGGTGGGCGGTGAGCCGCAGCAGTTCCTCATCAACTCGCCGTGGAACACGCTCTTCCTCATCATCGTCATGATCTGGATCCAGACCGGTTTCGCCATGGTGCTGCTCTCGGCAGCAATCAAGGGTGTTCCGACGGAGATCATCGAGGCCTCTCGCCTCGATGGGGCCAACGGCTGGCAGCAGTTCGTGAACGTCACGATCCCGGGCATCCGCCCCACCCTCGTGGTGGTCGTCACGACCATCTCCATTGCCACCCTCAAGGTCTTCGACATCGTCCGAACCATGACGGGCGGCAACTACGACACGAGCGTCATCGCCAATGAGATGTACACCCAAGCGTTCAACCGCGGCGAGTACGGGCAGGGTTCCGCTCTCGCGCTCGTGCTGTTCATCATGGTGCTGCCGATCGTCATCTACAACGTGAGAGTCATGCGCAAGCAGAGGGAGATCCGATGA
- a CDS encoding carbohydrate ABC transporter permease, producing MSYANAEAVAELDEPIGQKGQPQSKASRVKQRLTSRWATAAAIVIAFIWTIPTFGLFVSSFRPADDIRSSGWWTIFTNPAFTLENYGDVLFTSGASSANLGSYFINSLVVAIPATLFPIALATMAAYAFAWIKFKGSAAIFVLIFALQIVPLQMALIPLLQIFSQVLGISGSFPAVWIAHTIFGLPLCIFLLHNFIAEIPSEVIEAAKMDGASNTQVFFRIIIPLATPAIASIAIFQFLWVWNDLLVALVFSGGTVDVAPLTQRLAELVGNFGRNQERLPAAAFISLIIPLIVFFGLQRYFVRGLLAGSTKG from the coding sequence ATGAGCTACGCCAATGCAGAGGCCGTCGCGGAGCTCGACGAGCCCATCGGTCAAAAGGGTCAGCCCCAGAGCAAGGCGAGTCGTGTCAAGCAGCGACTGACGTCGCGGTGGGCCACCGCCGCGGCGATCGTCATCGCCTTCATCTGGACCATCCCCACGTTCGGACTCTTCGTCTCGTCGTTCCGTCCGGCGGATGACATCCGCAGCAGCGGCTGGTGGACGATCTTCACCAACCCCGCCTTCACCCTCGAGAACTACGGCGATGTGCTGTTCACCTCGGGTGCGTCGTCGGCCAACCTTGGTTCATACTTCATCAACTCGCTCGTCGTCGCGATCCCCGCGACCCTGTTCCCGATCGCGCTGGCAACGATGGCCGCCTACGCGTTCGCCTGGATCAAGTTCAAGGGGAGCGCGGCGATCTTTGTGCTCATCTTCGCGCTGCAGATCGTGCCGCTGCAGATGGCACTCATCCCGCTCCTGCAGATCTTCTCGCAGGTGCTCGGCATCTCGGGCAGCTTCCCGGCCGTATGGATAGCGCACACGATCTTCGGTCTGCCGTTGTGTATCTTCCTGCTGCACAACTTCATCGCCGAGATACCCTCCGAGGTGATCGAGGCCGCGAAGATGGATGGCGCGAGCAACACCCAGGTGTTCTTCCGCATCATCATCCCGCTCGCCACACCCGCGATCGCGAGCATCGCGATCTTCCAGTTCCTCTGGGTCTGGAACGACCTGCTCGTGGCCCTCGTGTTCTCGGGCGGCACGGTCGATGTCGCGCCGCTCACGCAGCGACTCGCGGAACTCGTCGGCAACTTCGGCCGTAACCAGGAACGCCTTCCTGCCGCGGCATTCATCTCACTCATCATCCCGTTGATCGTCTTCTTCGGGCTGCAGAGGTACTTCGTGCGAGGACTGCTGGCAGGCTCCACGAAGGGCTGA
- a CDS encoding adenylate/guanylate cyclase domain-containing protein, translating into MTQAPPQSPAPPQPQDGTVAAPLRPGLSIRSALLIMLLLVSITSSVVVGFIGFVNGRESLREAAFDRLTEVRDSRAREIGALYETIQNNLLINARGQSVAEAMQLFSAGFAELQTVELTESERATLESYFDEQFGTMLAEVNGAPVDASTFTPTDPAQAYLVYNYTTPHESFSDAIAVNNAGDGSAWSAAHAEHHDFFRRMTEIFRYEDVMLIDANGNIVYTAFKGVDLGSNLDSGPLQRTNLAQAYAQAMTGNVADSVVVTDFAPYPPSLGKPASWAVTPVAIDGEIVGALAVEMPISQIDAVMTGGGDWSQGGLGETGETYIVGATDQLMRSQSRVLAENPARFERESVAAGTSPEVARQAVETQSPLLLQPARTEAVTSAAAGGVGTTLAASYLGGETIAAYAPLDITGLDWVIVAELESDEALAPVEDFTRNLVLSSAVIVLLVSVLSLVIAGAIVRPLRRLRDAARRIAAGETGVQVDAGTSYELADVGAAFNDMSKSLQVKAQLLEEQQQENERLLLSLMPEALAKRYKEGAHTIALDHQEVTVMFADIVGFEAFSRGKSSEAALENLNEILRAFDEAADRLGIERVRSTRSGYLTSCGLIVPRVDNARRMVEFAVQLERILHRIGGKYGAELSLRAGIDTGTATSGLIGQRQISYDLWGDAVNLAFQLQSGETDSGIFLTQAVVDRLPDTVHVREWGTLESPTGPQRIWRVDTDDEAAG; encoded by the coding sequence ATGACGCAGGCACCACCGCAGTCGCCAGCACCGCCGCAGCCGCAGGACGGCACGGTGGCGGCACCGCTGCGCCCGGGCCTCAGCATCCGGTCGGCGCTCCTCATCATGCTGCTGCTCGTGAGTATCACCTCGAGTGTTGTCGTAGGGTTCATCGGATTCGTCAACGGCAGGGAGTCGCTGCGCGAGGCCGCCTTCGATCGCCTCACCGAGGTGCGGGATTCTCGAGCTCGCGAAATCGGCGCACTCTACGAGACCATCCAGAACAACCTGCTCATCAACGCGCGCGGGCAGAGTGTCGCCGAGGCGATGCAACTCTTCTCCGCGGGCTTTGCGGAGCTCCAGACTGTCGAACTGACCGAGAGCGAGCGCGCCACGCTCGAGTCCTACTTCGACGAGCAGTTCGGCACGATGCTCGCCGAAGTCAACGGTGCTCCCGTCGATGCGAGCACCTTCACGCCAACCGACCCGGCACAGGCCTATCTCGTGTACAACTACACGACACCCCACGAGTCGTTTAGCGATGCCATCGCCGTCAACAACGCAGGCGACGGCAGCGCGTGGTCGGCCGCACACGCAGAGCACCACGACTTCTTCCGACGGATGACCGAGATCTTCCGCTACGAAGACGTCATGCTCATCGACGCCAACGGCAACATCGTCTATACGGCCTTCAAAGGGGTGGACCTCGGGAGCAACCTCGACTCTGGTCCGCTTCAACGCACGAACCTCGCCCAGGCCTACGCCCAGGCCATGACGGGCAATGTCGCCGACTCCGTCGTTGTGACGGATTTTGCCCCATACCCGCCATCGCTCGGCAAGCCGGCATCGTGGGCGGTCACCCCTGTCGCCATCGACGGCGAAATCGTGGGGGCGCTCGCCGTCGAGATGCCGATCAGTCAGATCGACGCGGTCATGACCGGTGGCGGCGACTGGTCGCAGGGAGGTCTCGGTGAAACCGGCGAGACCTACATCGTCGGGGCGACCGACCAACTCATGCGCTCGCAGTCGCGAGTGCTCGCCGAAAACCCAGCACGGTTTGAACGTGAGTCCGTCGCCGCGGGAACCTCGCCGGAGGTCGCTCGGCAGGCGGTCGAGACCCAGAGTCCGCTCCTGTTGCAGCCCGCCCGCACGGAGGCCGTGACATCCGCGGCGGCCGGGGGAGTCGGCACAACGCTCGCGGCGAGTTATCTCGGCGGGGAAACCATCGCCGCCTATGCGCCGCTCGATATCACCGGGTTGGACTGGGTCATCGTCGCCGAGCTGGAGAGTGACGAGGCCCTCGCCCCCGTTGAGGACTTCACTCGCAACCTCGTGTTGTCCTCCGCCGTGATCGTGCTGCTCGTCTCCGTGCTGTCACTCGTGATCGCCGGGGCCATCGTTCGACCCCTGCGTCGCCTGCGGGATGCCGCACGTCGGATCGCGGCGGGCGAGACGGGTGTTCAGGTCGACGCCGGGACGAGTTACGAACTCGCGGACGTCGGTGCGGCGTTCAACGACATGAGCAAGAGTCTTCAGGTCAAGGCGCAGCTCCTTGAGGAACAGCAACAGGAGAATGAGCGCCTCCTCCTCTCGCTCATGCCGGAGGCACTCGCCAAGCGCTACAAGGAGGGTGCGCACACGATCGCTCTCGACCACCAAGAGGTGACCGTCATGTTCGCCGATATCGTCGGCTTCGAGGCGTTCAGCAGAGGCAAGTCGTCGGAGGCCGCTCTCGAGAATCTCAACGAGATCCTCCGGGCCTTCGACGAGGCCGCCGACAGGCTCGGCATCGAACGCGTGCGCAGCACACGGTCCGGTTACCTCACGAGTTGTGGGCTCATCGTTCCGCGCGTCGACAACGCTCGCCGGATGGTCGAGTTCGCGGTGCAGTTGGAGCGCATCCTCCATCGCATCGGCGGCAAATACGGCGCGGAGCTGTCGCTCCGTGCGGGAATCGACACGGGAACGGCAACGAGCGGCCTCATCGGGCAGCGACAGATCTCCTACGACCTGTGGGGAGACGCGGTCAACCTCGCGTTTCAACTCCAATCGGGTGAGACCGACAGCGGTATCTTCCTCACCCAAGCCGTAGTGGACCGGCTGCCCGACACGGTCCATGTGCGGGAGTGGGGCACGCTCGAGTCCCCGACCGGGCCGCAGCGCATCTGGCGCGTGGACACCGACGATGAGGCGGCGGGGTAG